In Carya illinoinensis cultivar Pawnee chromosome 10, C.illinoinensisPawnee_v1, whole genome shotgun sequence, one DNA window encodes the following:
- the LOC122279215 gene encoding sister chromatid cohesion protein PDS5 homolog B isoform X6, with the protein MCVLEHVKSCLLSDPLRAEVPQIISALCDRLLDFDEKVRKQVVAVICDVACHALNAIPLETVKLVAERLRDKSLLVKKYTMERLAEIFKVYCMKCSNGSINPDNFDWIPGKILRCFYDKDFRSDTIESVLCGSLFPIEMSIKDRVRHWVRVFSGFDKVEVKSLEKILEQKQRLQQEMQRYLSLRQMNQDGDAPEVQKKVLYCFRIMSRSFADAVKAEENYQILDQLKDANIWKILTNLVDPNTSFQQACTFRDDLLRILGEKHRLYDFLSTLSVKCSYMLFNKEHVKEILLEAGTQKSAGNTRYTQSCMNILGILACFSPLLLGGAEGELVNLLKDDDEIIKEGVLHVLAKAGGTIREQLASSSSSIDLILERICIEGSRRQAKYAVHALAAITKDDGLKSLSVLYKRLVDMLEEKRHLPAILQSLGCIAETAMPVFETRGSEIEDFIINKILKCSNKAEDDAKGSWDDKSELCLLKIFGIKTMVKSFLPVKDAHLRPGIDGLLDILRNILSFGEISKDIESSLVDKAHLRLASAKAVLHLSKYWDEKIPVDIFHLTLWTSEIRFPQAKKQFLGKVYQYIKDRNLDAKYACAFLFNIIGSKPLEFDEERQNLADIIQMYHQTKARQISMQCNGDSLTAYPEYILPYLVHALAHHSCPNIEECKDVKAFDLIYRQLHLIISMLVRGDEEAKSEAGTSKEKEGGILSVICSIFQSIKRSEDIVDAAKSKNSHAICDLGLSITKRLAPKEDDSQRSTVLVSLPSMLYKLFEKNEGDGSVASDGQTWLADENVLTHFESLKLETDEEVFSEVAQDEELKPGEIDGNEMPLGKMLKRLRSQGTKAKKVKKNTSLPAEAKNAENDVDILEMVREINLGNLGVSNKFESSNGHEYFPSKKTKMDLKQEKGKKRKASDATSVRVPKRPRSSSAHTAFRAPADPDISSDSKGKMSTQKKMIEGADSDLLVPSLRKNKSVRAKPKGKFSDRGHDDEANELGEANDSDMEKHDVLTETDQIDISSNVKSPIRSSRKQKRKSIAGFAKCTSKAGGRDIEDLIGCRIKVWWPMDKRFYQGTVKSYDPLKRKHVVLYDDGDVEVLRIEKERWELIDNGRKSSKHKQKLNSSNGRLSKEVSPRKQNKNSGGSRLNKESIKNVKGKRTPKRNLKQVLKGASKRDLGEAEDKGDSDISNPEPATTSKTYEMNSGDSEGEKAERLDENLTDKEESETEVKSSKTKQLEDMQKSLHHPDESEGEEEPDFEGRRAEDVKSVPQDSENDDEEKSHSEDKEADELSSAVKEGANEDDKSDSEGSQETNRSSPMKQEKSRVTSANPSGARHVEDSDDEPLMRWKHRTGKKGSRQR; encoded by the exons ATACAATTGAGTCTGTTCTGTGTGGGTCTCTGTTCCCAATTGAGATGTCCATCAAAGATAGAGTTCGACATTGGGTAAGAGTCTTCTCGGGATTTGATAAAGTGGAAGTGAAGTCCCTCGAGAAAATACTGGAGCAGAAGCAGAG GTTACAACAAGAGATGCAGAGGTATCTGTCTCTTAGGCAAATGAATCAG GATGGTGATGCTCCTGAGGTCCAAAAAAAAGTCCTTTATTGCTTCCGAATTATGTCTCGCTCATTTGCTGATGCTGTAAAGGCTGAAGAGAATTACCAGATTCTTGATCAGTTGAAAGATGCTAATATATGGAAGATTTTGACAAATCTTGTCGATCCAAACACTAGCTTTCAACAGGCTTGTACTTTTCGG GATGATTTACTGAGGATACTTGGCGAGAAACATCGACTTTATGATTTTTTGAGTACTCTCTCTGTTAAGTGTTCTTATATGCTTTTCAACAAGGAGCATGTGAAAGAAATACTTCTGGAGGCTGGCACACAAAAGTCGGCTGGAAATACGCGATATACTCAATCTTGCATGAACATACTAGGG ATTCTTGCATGCTTTAGTCCATTGTTGCTGGGTGGGGCTGAAGGAGAATTAGTGAACCTTCTTAAAGATGACgatgaaattataaaagaagGCGTTTTGCATGTTCTAGCTAAGGCCGGCGGTACCATAAGAGAACAACTGGCAAGTTCATCGAG TTCCATTGACCTTATATTGGAGAGAATATGTATAGAAGGCAGTCGAAGACAGGCCAAGTATGCTGTACATGCTCTGGCAGCCATAACAAAGGATGATGGACTCAAGTCACTTTCTGTACTATACAAG AGACTTGTGGATATGTTGGAGGAGAAGAGACATTTGCCTGCTATTCTACAATCTCTAGGGTGTATAGCAGAGACTGCAATGCCAGTTTTTGAAACTAGAGGGAGTGAAATTGAAGAttttataataaacaaaattttgaagTGTAGTAAT AAAgcagaagatgatgcaaaagGATCTTGGGATGACAAAAGTGAACTGTGTTTATTGAAG ATATTTGGTATCAAGACAATGGTTAAGAGCTTTTTGCCTGTTAAAGATGCCCATCTTCGTCCTGGCATTGATGGTCTTCTGGATATTCTAAGAAACATACTTTCTTTTGGAGAGATATCAAAAGACATAGAATCAAG TTTAGTTGATAAGGCCCATTTGAGGCTTGCTTCGGCAAAAGCGGTTCTTCATCTGTCCAAGTACTGGGATGAAAAGATACCTGTTGATATCTTTCACTTGACCTTGTGGACATCAGAG ATTAGGTTCCCTCAAGCTAAAAAACAATTCCTGGGCAAGGTCTATCAGTATATAAAGGATCGGAATTTGGATGCTAAATATGCTTGTGCATTCTTATTTAACATCATCGGATCCAAGCCACTAGAGTTTGACGAG GAGAGACAGAATCTTGCTGACATTATTCAAATGTATCACCAAACGAAGGCTCGACAAATCTCTATGCAATGTAATGGAGATTCCTTGACAGCATATCCTGAATACATCCTCCCATACTTGGTTCATGCTCTTGCTCATCATTCATGTCCTAATATTGAAGAATGCAAGGATGTCAAAGCATTTGATCTTATATACAG GCAATTGCACTTGATTATTTCCATGCTGGTGCGTGGAGATGAAGAAGCCAAGTCAGAAGCTGGTACCAGCAAGGAGAAAGAGGGGGGAATTCTTTCTGTTATTTGCTCTATCTTTCAAAGTATCAAGCGCTCTGAGGATATAGTTGATGCAGCAAAATCAAAG AACTCGCATGCTATTTGTGACCTTGGGTTGTCAATCACCAAGCGCCTAGCCCCAAAGGAGGATGACTCACAACGGTCAACTGTGTTGGTCTCCCTTCCCTCCATGCTGTACAAATTGTTTGAAAAGAATGAAGGAGATGGCTCTGTG GCCAGCGATGGGCAAACGTGGTTGGCTGATGAAAACGTCTTGACTCACTTTGAGTCACTTAAGTTAGAAACTGATGAAGAG GTGTTTTCTGAAGTAGCTCAGGATGAAGAACTGAAACCTGGTGAAATAGATGGAAATGAAATGCCTCTAGGAAAAATGCTAAAACGCTTGAGATCTCAAGGGACCAAGGCTAAAAAGGTGAAAAAGAACACGTCTTTACCAGCTGAAGCAAAAAATGCTGAAAATGATGTTGATATCTTGGAAATGGTGAGGGAAATAAACTTAGGTAACTTGGGTGTGTCTAATAAATTTGAATCAAGCAATGGTCATGAATATTTCCCgagtaagaaaacaaaaatggatCTGAAGCAGGAGAAaggtaagaaaagaaaagctagtGATGCAACATCTGTTAGGGTGCCGAAACGCCCAAGGTCATCCTCTGCTCACACTGCTTTCAGAGCACCAGCAG ATCCAGACATCAGCTCTGattcaaaaggaaaaatgtCCACCCAGAAGAAAATGATTGAAGGTGCTGACTCAGACTTGTTGGTACCTTCCCTTCGAAAGAACAAAAGCGTCCGCGCAAAACCTAAAGGAAAATTCTCTGACCGTGGTCATGATGATGAGGCAAATGAATTGGGAGAAGCAAATGACAGTGACATGGAG AAGCATGATGTGCTGACAGAGACTGATCAAATTGACATAAGTAGTAATGTTAAGTCTCCTATCCGGTCTAGCAGGAAGCagaaaaggaaaagcattgCAGGATTTGCAAAG TGCACATCAAAGGCTGGTGGACGAGATATCGAAGATTTGATTGGTTGCAGAATAAAAGTTTGGTGGCCTATGGATAAGCG GTTCTATCAAGGCACGGTTAAGTCTTATGATCCTCTAAAACGGAAGCATGTG GTTTTGTACGATGATGGAGATGTGGAAGTTCTCCGTATAGAAAAGGAGCGCTGGGAGCTCATTGACAATGGTCGCAAGTCTTCaaag CATAAGCAGAAGTTAAATTCATCGAATGGCCGTCTTTCAAAAGAAGT GTCACCAAggaagcaaaataaaaattcaggtgGCTCACGTTTGAATAAGGAATCAATTAAGAA TGTTAAAGGGAAAAGAACTCCAAAAAGAAATTTGAAGCAAGTACTAAAGGGTGCATCAAAAAGAGACTTGGGTGAAGCTGAGGACAAAGGGGATTCTGATATATCAAATCCTGAACCAGCCACAACGTCTAAAACTTATGAAATGAACTCAG GTGATTCAGAAGGCGAAAAAGCTGAAAGACTGGATGAGAACCTAACAGACAAGGAGGAATCTGAGACAGAGGTGAAGTcatcaaaaacaaaacaattagaAGACATGCAGAAGAGCCTGCATCATCCAGATGAAtctgaaggagaagaagaaccTGATTTTGAAGGAAGAAGAGCTGAAGATGTCAAGAGTGTCCCACAAGATAGTGAAAATGATGATGAGGAGAAATCTCATTCAGAAGATAAAGAAGCAGATGAATTGAGCAGTGCCGTAAAAGAGGGAGCTAATGAAGATGACAAATCAGATTCAGAAGGAAGTCAAGAAACCAATAGAAGTAGTCCCATGAAGCAGGAGAAATCTCGAGTAACATCTGCAAATCCTTCAGGTGCTCGTCATGTTGAAGATTCGGACGATGAGCCTCTT ATGAGGTGGAAGCATCGAACAGGAAAAAAAGGCTCAAGACAGAGGTAG